The genomic region AGAAAATCGGGAAACAGGTAGGCGATACCATTCATGTAGTGGTTGAGCGCGATACTCAAGAAAGGGTAGTCGAGTTGCCCGATGAGCTTGGGCAGCTATTGGCCGCCAACCCTGCTGCAAAACAGTTGTTTGACGGACTTTCATTTACCAACCGCAAGGAGTATGCCCGATGGATAAGCGATGCTAAACGTGAGGAAACCAAACAAACCCGCCTTGCACAAACCCTTGAAAAGCTGATGGCAGGCAAGAAAAATCCAACTGATAAATAAACTCAGTTATCATTAATCAATTATCATTTTTACAAAACTGTGTAGTGAGCATTAGAATGTGTTTTATGCTTACTACTTAATGAAGATATAAATTCACAATGAATTACCCTTTTAACATCGAAGAGAAATTAGGCTTCGATATCATACGAA from Bacteroidota bacterium harbors:
- a CDS encoding DUF1905 domain-containing protein, with translation MNKKIEFDAVLISAGDGGGVYAEVPFNVEEVFGSKGRVPITALIEGESYKGSLMNMGTGCHIFPVLRAIREKIGKQVGDTIHVVVERDTQERVVELPDELGQLLAANPAAKQLFDGLSFTNRKEYARWISDAKREETKQTRLAQTLEKLMAGKKNPTDK